The following proteins come from a genomic window of Mycolicibacterium rufum:
- a CDS encoding ATP-binding protein, with translation MGEKCLPDELRTLFLFEHLNDEQLATLCANGHIATFEPGPIHTEGDPATCFYVLIDGELVMSKRSGGVDIETNRTSQRGVYCGAWSAYIPGEEHVYQASVRVTRPSKFFVLDANAFAEFMQKEFPMAVHLLEGHMVGGLRQRQILGQREKLLALGQLSAGLTHQLNNPAGATARAVADLREGVGKMRHKLAMLADGKFTPAALKTLVSIQDEVAEQVAKSKSQELTALETSDREDQIGDWLEEHGIASAWDYAPTFVEAGLDVDWLERVEASIEDVDCSATLPGAIGWLKYTIDTELLMNQIAEASKRISALLAGAKQYSQMDRAEYQSANVHELLFSTVKTIFGDKLGKDKPVALHWEKDTSLPELLCYPGDLNQVWTNIIDNAIQAMNGHGNLTIRTMRENETTVRVEICDDGPGIPEDIQERIFTPFFTTKPFGEGTGLGLDLAWRIVVEKHHGNLSVQSQPGDTRFIVCLPLEAPAPASATA, from the coding sequence ATGGGCGAGAAGTGCCTTCCCGATGAGTTGCGCACGCTGTTCCTCTTCGAGCACCTCAACGACGAGCAACTCGCCACGCTATGCGCCAACGGCCACATCGCCACCTTCGAGCCGGGGCCCATCCACACCGAAGGCGACCCGGCCACCTGCTTCTACGTGCTGATCGATGGTGAGCTGGTGATGTCGAAGCGCTCCGGCGGTGTCGACATCGAGACCAACCGGACCTCTCAGCGCGGTGTGTACTGCGGCGCGTGGTCGGCCTACATCCCCGGCGAGGAGCACGTCTACCAGGCGTCGGTGCGGGTCACCCGGCCATCGAAGTTCTTCGTGCTCGACGCGAACGCCTTCGCCGAGTTCATGCAGAAGGAATTCCCGATGGCCGTGCACCTGCTGGAGGGCCACATGGTCGGCGGGCTGCGGCAGCGCCAGATCCTCGGCCAGCGGGAGAAGCTGCTCGCCCTCGGTCAGCTCTCGGCAGGCCTGACCCACCAGCTCAACAACCCGGCAGGCGCGACGGCGCGCGCGGTGGCCGATCTGCGCGAAGGCGTGGGCAAGATGCGGCACAAGCTCGCGATGCTCGCCGACGGCAAGTTCACCCCGGCCGCGCTCAAGACCCTGGTGAGCATCCAGGACGAGGTCGCCGAACAGGTCGCCAAGTCGAAGTCCCAGGAGCTCACCGCGCTGGAGACCTCCGACCGCGAGGACCAGATCGGCGACTGGCTCGAGGAGCACGGCATCGCCAGCGCCTGGGATTACGCGCCGACCTTCGTCGAGGCCGGGCTGGACGTGGACTGGCTGGAGCGGGTGGAGGCGTCCATCGAGGACGTCGACTGCTCGGCGACGCTGCCCGGCGCGATCGGCTGGCTGAAGTACACGATCGACACCGAATTGCTGATGAACCAGATCGCCGAGGCGAGCAAGCGCATCTCGGCGCTGCTGGCCGGCGCCAAGCAGTACTCCCAGATGGACCGCGCCGAGTACCAGAGCGCCAACGTGCACGAGCTGCTGTTCAGCACGGTCAAGACGATCTTCGGCGACAAGCTCGGCAAGGACAAACCAGTCGCGCTGCACTGGGAGAAGGACACCTCGCTGCCCGAATTGCTGTGCTATCCGGGCGATCTCAACCAGGTGTGGACGAACATCATCGACAACGCGATCCAGGCGATGAACGGCCACGGCAACCTGACGATCCGGACCATGCGGGAGAACGAGACCACGGTGCGGGTGGAGATCTGCGACGACGGGCCCGGCATCCCCGAAGACATCCAGGAGCGCATCTTCACGCCGTTCTTCACCACCAAGCCGTTCGGCGAGGGCACCGGGCTGGGTCTGGACCTGGCGTGGCGCATCGTCGTGGAGAAGCACCACGGCAACCTGTCGGTGCAGTCGCAGCCCGGCGACACCCGGTTCATCGTCTGCCTGCCGCTGGAGGCGCCTGCCCCGGCGTCGGCGACCGCGTGA
- a CDS encoding LLM class F420-dependent oxidoreductase — MKPQLGRFGSFGRGVSPAHAAEIEALGYGAVWVGGSPPAELDWVEPLLDATTSLQVATGIVNIWTAAPGPVAESFHRIQAAHPDRFVLGIGVGHPEAHQEYRKPIDALTEYLDKLDEYGVPRDRRVIAALGPKVLQLSAARSAGAHPYLTTPEHTARARELIGPEALLAPEHKVVLTTDAERAREIGRKALAVYLDLANYVNNWKRLGFDGDDVAKPGSDRLVDAVVAYGTPDQIAARLTEHLDAGADHVPVQVLTSPDKVVAALSDLAGPLGLR; from the coding sequence GTGAAGCCCCAGCTGGGTCGGTTCGGGTCCTTCGGCCGCGGCGTCAGCCCTGCGCATGCGGCCGAGATCGAGGCGCTCGGCTACGGCGCCGTGTGGGTGGGCGGCTCGCCGCCGGCCGAGCTCGACTGGGTCGAGCCGCTGCTCGACGCCACCACCTCCCTGCAGGTGGCCACCGGCATCGTGAACATCTGGACCGCCGCGCCCGGGCCGGTCGCCGAATCCTTCCACCGCATCCAGGCCGCACATCCCGACCGCTTCGTGCTCGGGATCGGCGTCGGCCACCCCGAGGCGCATCAGGAGTACCGCAAACCGATCGACGCGCTCACCGAGTACCTCGACAAGCTCGACGAGTACGGCGTGCCGCGTGACCGCCGGGTGATCGCCGCGCTCGGCCCCAAGGTGCTCCAGCTGTCCGCGGCCCGCTCGGCCGGGGCGCACCCGTACCTGACCACCCCGGAACACACCGCCCGCGCACGGGAGCTGATCGGCCCCGAGGCGTTGCTGGCGCCGGAGCACAAGGTCGTGCTGACAACGGACGCTGAGCGCGCCCGGGAGATCGGTCGCAAGGCGTTGGCCGTCTACCTCGACCTCGCGAATTACGTCAACAACTGGAAGCGCCTCGGATTCGATGGTGACGACGTCGCCAAACCGGGTAGTGACCGACTGGTGGATGCCGTGGTCGCCTACGGCACCCCCGACCAGATCGCCGCGCGCCTGACCGAACACCTCGACGCCGGCGCCGACCATGTGCCCGTCCAGGTGCTGACCTCGCCCGACAAGGTGGTGGCGGCGCTGAGCGACCTGGCCGGACCGCTGGGACTGCGTTGA
- a CDS encoding ANTAR domain-containing protein codes for MAVISMRRDGRRTLCAAEGVVAVLRHCTLDDAFRDIVGAAQRHNVAPLRLAETLLAVAQCDTGADTDGEAAAVVEQTWGDLLRTFQLLASCP; via the coding sequence ATGGCCGTGATATCGATGCGTCGCGACGGACGCCGCACGCTGTGCGCGGCGGAGGGCGTGGTCGCCGTGCTTCGGCACTGCACCCTCGACGACGCGTTCCGTGACATCGTAGGCGCCGCGCAGCGACACAACGTCGCCCCGTTGCGGCTCGCCGAGACACTGCTGGCCGTCGCGCAGTGCGACACCGGCGCCGACACCGACGGAGAGGCGGCCGCGGTGGTCGAGCAGACATGGGGCGACCTGTTGCGAACCTTTCAGCTGCTCGCCTCGTGTCCATGA
- a CDS encoding CoA-acylating methylmalonate-semialdehyde dehydrogenase has translation MTTRIPHFIDGKRSELASTRTADVMNPSTGEVQAQVLLASKADVDTAVASAVEAQKQWAAWNPQRRARVMMKFIELVNANVDELAELLSIEHGKTVADSKGDIQRGIEVIEFAIGIPHLLKGEFTEGAGGGIDVYSIRQPLGVVAGITPFNFPAMIPLWKAGPALACGNAFILKPSERDPSVPVRLAELFLEAGLPAGVFQVVQGDKEAVDAILTHPDIQAVGFVGSSDIAQYIYATAAASGKRSQCFGGAKNHMIVMPDADLDQAVDALIGAGYGSAGERCMAISVAVPVGKETADRLRNRLVERINQLRVGHSLDPKADYGPLVTAAALERVKSYIAQGVEAGADLVVDGRERTTDEMSFDDQDLSNGYFIGPTLFDNVTTDMSIYTDEIFGPVLCIVRAADYEEALRLPTEHEYGNGVAIFTRDGDAARDFVSRVQVGMVGVNVPIPVPVSYHTFGGWKRSGFGDLNQHGPHSVLFYTKTKTVTERWPSGIKDGAEFVIPTMK, from the coding sequence ATGACCACTCGGATCCCCCACTTCATCGACGGCAAGCGCAGCGAGCTGGCGTCTACCAGGACCGCCGACGTGATGAACCCCAGCACCGGCGAGGTGCAGGCGCAGGTACTGCTGGCCAGCAAGGCCGACGTCGACACCGCGGTGGCCTCGGCGGTGGAGGCGCAGAAGCAGTGGGCCGCGTGGAACCCGCAGCGGCGCGCCCGCGTGATGATGAAGTTCATCGAGCTGGTCAACGCCAACGTCGACGAGTTGGCCGAGCTGTTGAGCATCGAGCACGGCAAGACCGTCGCCGACTCCAAGGGCGACATCCAGCGCGGCATCGAGGTGATCGAGTTCGCGATCGGTATCCCGCACCTGCTCAAGGGCGAGTTCACCGAGGGCGCGGGCGGCGGCATCGACGTGTACTCGATCCGCCAGCCCCTCGGCGTGGTCGCCGGCATCACGCCGTTCAACTTCCCCGCGATGATCCCGCTGTGGAAGGCCGGGCCCGCGCTCGCGTGCGGCAACGCGTTCATCCTCAAGCCGTCCGAGCGCGACCCGTCGGTCCCGGTCCGGCTGGCCGAGCTGTTCCTCGAGGCCGGGCTGCCCGCCGGCGTGTTCCAGGTGGTGCAGGGCGACAAGGAGGCGGTCGACGCGATCCTCACCCACCCCGACATCCAGGCCGTCGGCTTCGTCGGCAGCTCCGACATCGCGCAGTACATCTACGCCACCGCGGCCGCCAGCGGGAAGCGCTCGCAGTGCTTCGGCGGCGCGAAGAACCACATGATCGTCATGCCGGACGCCGACCTCGACCAGGCCGTCGATGCGCTGATCGGCGCCGGGTACGGCAGCGCGGGCGAGCGCTGCATGGCGATCAGTGTCGCGGTGCCGGTGGGCAAGGAGACCGCGGATCGGCTGCGGAATCGACTGGTGGAGCGCATCAACCAGCTCCGCGTCGGCCACAGCCTGGACCCGAAGGCCGACTACGGACCGCTGGTCACCGCCGCCGCGCTGGAACGCGTGAAGAGCTACATCGCCCAGGGTGTCGAGGCCGGCGCCGATTTGGTGGTCGACGGACGCGAGCGGACCACCGACGAGATGAGCTTCGACGACCAGGATCTGTCGAACGGGTACTTCATCGGGCCCACGCTGTTCGACAACGTCACCACCGACATGTCGATCTACACCGACGAGATCTTCGGACCGGTGCTGTGCATCGTGCGCGCCGCCGATTACGAAGAGGCTCTTCGTCTTCCGACCGAACACGAGTACGGCAACGGCGTGGCGATCTTCACCCGCGACGGCGACGCCGCGCGTGACTTCGTGTCCCGGGTCCAGGTCGGCATGGTCGGTGTCAACGTGCCGATCCCGGTTCCGGTGTCCTATCACACGTTCGGCGGCTGGAAGCGCTCCGGCTTCGGCGACCTCAACCAGCACGGGCCGCACTCGGTGCTGTTCTACACCAAGACCAAGACGGTCACCGAGCGGTGGCCGTCGGGCATCAAGGATGGCGCGGAGTTCGTCATCCCGACCATGAAATAG
- a CDS encoding LLM class F420-dependent oxidoreductase, which produces MTNSEGPSLKPAQGSFGVWTGAPVTPEQAADIEKLGYGTVWVGASPAADLAFVEPLLEKTETLQVATGIVNIWTADASEVAESYHRIEKAFPGRFLLGVGVGHPEHTQQYTKPYQALVDYLDVLDSAKVPTSRRVLAALGPKVLKLAAQRSAGAHPYLTTPVHTGQSRELLGPTVFLAPEHKVVLTDDPEKAREVGRQTVDFYLGLSNYVNNWKRLGFTDEDLERPGSDRFIDAVVAYGSPDQIAARLTEHLQAGADHVAIQVLGGGDELMSTLEELAGPLGLRQS; this is translated from the coding sequence ATGACCAACAGCGAAGGCCCGTCGCTCAAACCCGCCCAGGGCAGCTTCGGGGTGTGGACCGGCGCGCCGGTGACACCGGAGCAGGCCGCCGACATCGAGAAGCTGGGCTACGGCACGGTGTGGGTGGGCGCCTCGCCCGCCGCCGACCTGGCGTTCGTCGAGCCCCTCCTGGAGAAGACCGAGACCCTGCAGGTCGCCACCGGCATCGTCAACATCTGGACCGCCGACGCGAGCGAGGTGGCCGAGTCCTACCACCGCATCGAGAAGGCGTTCCCCGGCCGGTTCCTGCTCGGCGTCGGCGTCGGCCATCCCGAGCACACCCAGCAGTACACCAAGCCCTATCAGGCGCTCGTCGACTATCTCGACGTGCTCGACAGCGCGAAGGTGCCGACCAGCCGGCGGGTGCTCGCCGCGCTCGGACCCAAGGTGCTCAAGCTGGCCGCGCAGCGCAGCGCCGGCGCCCACCCCTACCTGACCACCCCTGTGCACACCGGCCAGTCGCGCGAACTGCTGGGACCCACGGTGTTTCTGGCGCCCGAGCACAAGGTGGTGCTGACCGACGACCCGGAGAAGGCGCGCGAGGTCGGCAGGCAGACCGTCGACTTCTATCTGGGCCTGTCGAACTACGTGAACAACTGGAAGCGGCTCGGTTTCACCGACGAGGATCTGGAACGGCCCGGCAGCGACCGGTTCATCGACGCGGTCGTCGCGTACGGCTCCCCCGACCAGATCGCCGCGCGGCTGACCGAGCACCTGCAGGCCGGTGCCGACCACGTCGCGATCCAGGTGCTCGGTGGCGGGGACGAACTGATGTCGACGCTCGAGGAGCTGGCCGGCCCGCTGGGTCTGCGCCAGAGCTGA
- the rfbB gene encoding dTDP-glucose 4,6-dehydratase: MRLLVTGGAGFIGANFVHATVRERDDVRVTVLDAFTYAGSRESLAPVQSDVRLVEGDITDAGLVDRLVAEADAVVHFAAETHVDNALADPAPFVHTNVLGTFHVLEAVRRNDVRLHHISTDEVYGDLPLGDSVRFTEATPYNPSSPYSSTKAASDLLVRAWVRSYGVAATLSNCSNNYGPYQHVEKFIPRQITNILTGRRPRLYGAGANVRDWIHVEDHNSAVWRILTDGTIGRTYLIGADGERDNLTVLRTILRLMDRSPDDFEHVIDRAGHDLRYAIDPSPLRDELGWTPAHTDFEAGLRDTIAWYRDNESWWAPLKDAVEARYAVREG, encoded by the coding sequence ATGCGATTGTTGGTCACCGGAGGCGCCGGCTTCATCGGCGCCAATTTCGTCCATGCCACGGTGCGGGAGCGCGACGACGTGCGCGTCACGGTGCTCGACGCGTTCACGTATGCGGGCAGCCGTGAGTCGTTGGCGCCGGTGCAGTCCGACGTGCGACTGGTCGAGGGGGACATCACCGACGCCGGACTGGTGGACCGGTTGGTGGCCGAAGCCGACGCCGTGGTGCACTTCGCCGCCGAGACCCACGTCGACAACGCGCTGGCCGACCCGGCGCCGTTCGTCCACACGAACGTGCTGGGAACCTTCCACGTCCTCGAGGCGGTGCGGCGCAACGACGTTCGGCTGCACCACATCTCGACCGACGAGGTGTACGGCGACCTGCCGCTGGGCGATTCGGTCCGCTTCACCGAGGCGACGCCCTACAACCCGTCGAGCCCGTACTCGTCGACCAAGGCCGCCTCGGACCTGCTGGTGCGCGCGTGGGTGCGGTCCTACGGCGTGGCCGCGACGCTGTCGAACTGCTCGAACAACTACGGCCCGTATCAGCACGTGGAGAAGTTCATCCCGCGCCAGATCACCAACATCCTGACCGGGCGGCGGCCGCGACTGTACGGCGCGGGCGCCAATGTGCGGGACTGGATCCACGTCGAGGACCACAACAGCGCGGTGTGGCGCATCCTCACCGACGGCACGATCGGCCGCACCTACCTGATCGGGGCCGACGGTGAGCGGGACAACCTGACGGTGCTGCGCACGATCCTGCGGCTGATGGACCGTTCCCCCGACGACTTCGAGCACGTCATCGACCGGGCCGGGCACGACCTGCGTTACGCGATCGACCCGTCGCCGTTGCGCGACGAACTGGGCTGGACCCCGGCCCACACCGACTTCGAGGCCGGGCTGCGCGACACCATCGCCTGGTACCGGGACAACGAATCGTGGTGGGCGCCTTTGAAAGACGCGGTGGAAGCGCGCTACGCGGTGCGTGAGGGATGA
- a CDS encoding SRPBCC family protein, with the protein MTHRLVTTLAAAGMLYAARRYFRDWGTTKAESGDSLPGDELVRAPMLQATEGVSIDVPAGQVWPWLVQMGQNRGGLYSFERMENLVGLQYRNADAVHPEWQHLAVGDTVRLVPKHWLGLAEGIALRVVDIEQGRTIVLRADSARRAWDVVWSFHLVPRGDDQCRLLVRSRLALRHPGEVVFAELVGPARALVTRGMLIGIKRRAERQRQAEASAATASARLHGVS; encoded by the coding sequence ATGACCCACAGACTGGTGACGACACTCGCCGCAGCCGGGATGCTCTACGCGGCCCGCCGCTACTTTCGCGACTGGGGGACGACGAAAGCGGAATCCGGGGACTCCCTGCCGGGTGACGAGCTGGTGAGGGCGCCGATGCTGCAGGCCACCGAGGGGGTGTCGATCGACGTCCCGGCCGGGCAGGTATGGCCCTGGCTGGTGCAGATGGGCCAGAACCGCGGCGGCCTCTACAGTTTCGAGCGGATGGAGAATCTCGTTGGCCTCCAGTACCGCAACGCCGATGCGGTGCATCCGGAGTGGCAGCACCTCGCAGTCGGCGACACGGTCCGCTTGGTGCCGAAGCATTGGCTCGGCCTCGCCGAGGGGATCGCGCTGCGCGTCGTCGACATCGAGCAGGGGCGCACCATCGTGCTGCGCGCGGATTCGGCGCGCCGGGCCTGGGACGTGGTGTGGTCGTTCCACCTCGTTCCGCGCGGCGACGATCAGTGCCGCCTGCTGGTCAGATCCCGGTTGGCGCTGCGTCATCCGGGGGAGGTGGTGTTCGCCGAGCTGGTGGGGCCGGCGCGGGCCCTGGTCACGCGCGGCATGCTGATCGGGATCAAGCGGCGCGCCGAACGGCAGCGGCAGGCCGAGGCGTCGGCCGCGACCGCCAGCGCTCGGTTGCACGGCGTCAGCTGA
- a CDS encoding dTDP-4-dehydrorhamnose 3,5-epimerase family protein, giving the protein MRVRELAVAGAWELTPVVHADPRGAFFEWFTDAEFTAMTGHGLDLRQANCSVSRAGVLRGVHFAQVPPSQAKYVTCVRGAVFDVVVDIRVGSPTFGRWDAVTLDDREHRAVYLSEGLGHAFLALHDDSVVTYLCSAGYDPAREHTVNALDPALGIDWPFDGEVTLSDRDRAAPTLAQAQEAGVLPTFEEARAFVAGLGSRPTAPPP; this is encoded by the coding sequence ATGAGGGTCCGCGAGCTGGCCGTCGCCGGCGCATGGGAGCTGACGCCGGTGGTGCATGCCGATCCGCGCGGCGCGTTCTTCGAATGGTTCACCGACGCCGAGTTCACCGCGATGACCGGACACGGGCTCGATCTGCGGCAGGCCAACTGCTCGGTGTCGCGGGCGGGCGTGCTGCGCGGCGTGCACTTCGCGCAGGTCCCGCCGAGTCAGGCGAAGTACGTGACGTGCGTGCGGGGCGCGGTGTTCGACGTCGTGGTCGACATCCGGGTCGGCTCGCCGACGTTCGGCCGCTGGGATGCGGTGACGCTCGATGACCGGGAGCACCGCGCGGTGTACCTGTCCGAGGGCCTGGGCCATGCTTTCCTTGCGCTGCACGATGATTCGGTGGTGACCTACCTGTGTTCGGCGGGCTACGACCCGGCGCGCGAGCACACCGTCAACGCGCTCGACCCGGCACTGGGCATCGACTGGCCGTTCGACGGAGAGGTCACCCTCTCCGACCGCGACCGGGCCGCGCCGACGCTCGCCCAGGCGCAGGAGGCCGGGGTACTGCCGACGTTCGAGGAGGCGCGGGCGTTCGTGGCGGGACTCGGGTCCCGGCCCACAGCGCCGCCGCCGTGA
- a CDS encoding FAD-dependent oxidoreductase, with product MTGPAAAPRKPVILTVDDDPAVSRAVARDLRRHYGEKFRIVRAESGPDALETLNELKLRGETVAVFVADYRMPQMSGIEFLEAAMDIFPMARRVLLTAYADTHAAIDAINVVDLDHYLLKPWDPPEEKLYPVIDALIEAWRATGDRAIPHTKIIGHPWNARSSEVREFLARNRLYYSWFRSDEPKGAALLEAAGQDGLTLPVVITEQGETLIDPTDAELAATLGLTTTPAGDFYDLVVIGGGPAGLAAAVYGASEGLKTVLIERTATGGQAGQSSRIENYLGFPDGLSGAQLAERARRQAEKFDAELITAAEVVALEIDGSARTVHLSDGRSIGTRAVILAMGVEYRQLPAEGCADLTGAGVYYGATTSVASECDDDEVYVIGGANSAGQAAMYLSRTAKSVTLVIRRTLEDSMSHYLIQQIRARDNINEMPNTVVHAVKGDGHLEGICLEHTDTGEREEFSCGRMFIFIGAEPRTEWLDGVVVRDDHGFIVAGPDLRDISGWTLERPPHHLETSVPGVFVAGDVRAESAKRVAAAVGEGSMAVMLVHRYLAET from the coding sequence ATGACAGGCCCCGCCGCTGCTCCCCGTAAACCCGTGATCCTGACCGTCGACGACGACCCTGCGGTCTCCCGTGCGGTCGCGCGCGATCTGCGCCGCCACTACGGCGAGAAGTTCCGCATCGTCCGCGCCGAATCGGGGCCCGACGCCCTGGAAACGCTCAACGAACTGAAGCTGCGCGGCGAGACCGTCGCGGTGTTCGTCGCCGACTACCGGATGCCCCAGATGAGTGGCATCGAGTTCCTCGAGGCGGCGATGGACATCTTCCCGATGGCGCGCCGTGTGCTGCTCACCGCCTACGCCGACACCCACGCCGCCATCGACGCGATCAACGTCGTCGACCTGGACCACTACCTGCTCAAGCCGTGGGATCCGCCGGAGGAGAAGCTCTACCCGGTGATCGACGCGCTGATCGAGGCGTGGCGCGCCACCGGTGACCGCGCGATCCCCCACACCAAGATCATCGGCCACCCGTGGAACGCCCGGTCCTCCGAGGTTCGTGAGTTCCTCGCCCGAAATCGGTTGTACTACAGCTGGTTCCGATCCGATGAACCCAAAGGTGCGGCGCTGCTGGAAGCCGCGGGCCAGGACGGGCTGACGCTGCCGGTGGTGATCACCGAGCAGGGTGAGACGCTGATCGACCCCACCGACGCCGAACTGGCGGCGACACTCGGCCTGACCACCACGCCGGCAGGCGACTTCTACGACCTGGTGGTCATCGGCGGCGGTCCCGCGGGGCTGGCCGCGGCGGTGTACGGCGCGTCCGAAGGCCTCAAGACCGTGCTCATCGAACGCACGGCCACCGGCGGCCAGGCCGGGCAAAGCTCGCGTATCGAAAACTACCTCGGCTTCCCCGACGGCCTGTCCGGCGCCCAGCTCGCCGAGCGGGCCCGCCGCCAGGCCGAGAAGTTCGACGCCGAGTTGATCACCGCCGCCGAGGTCGTCGCGCTCGAGATCGACGGCAGCGCGCGCACCGTGCACCTGTCCGACGGCCGGTCGATCGGCACCCGGGCGGTCATCCTCGCGATGGGCGTGGAGTACCGCCAGCTTCCCGCCGAAGGATGCGCGGACCTGACCGGGGCCGGGGTGTACTACGGCGCGACGACGTCGGTGGCGTCGGAATGCGACGACGACGAGGTCTACGTCATCGGCGGCGCGAACTCGGCCGGTCAGGCGGCGATGTACCTGTCGCGCACCGCGAAATCGGTGACCCTGGTGATCCGGCGCACGCTCGAGGACTCCATGTCGCACTACCTGATCCAGCAGATCCGGGCGCGCGACAACATCAATGAGATGCCCAACACCGTCGTGCACGCGGTCAAGGGCGACGGCCACCTCGAGGGCATCTGCCTGGAGCACACCGACACCGGTGAGCGCGAAGAGTTCTCGTGCGGGCGGATGTTCATCTTCATCGGCGCCGAGCCCCGCACCGAATGGCTCGACGGCGTGGTGGTCCGCGACGACCACGGCTTCATCGTCGCCGGACCCGACCTGCGGGACATCAGCGGCTGGACGCTGGAGCGTCCGCCGCACCACCTCGAGACCAGCGTGCCCGGGGTGTTCGTCGCCGGCGACGTCCGCGCCGAGTCCGCCAAGCGGGTCGCGGCGGCCGTCGGCGAAGGGTCGATGGCCGTCATGCTCGTGCACCGCTACCTGGCCGAGACCTAG
- a CDS encoding universal stress protein, whose translation MSEGICATGVIVGADGSPAATATVRWAVAEARMRRLPLGVVHVATDDEDDVEADRVADAILAGAVDVAGEEAGDDGPEIGSARLTGHPAATLADLSRTAAMMVLGRHGDIPRMQRMLGSVCTGVLHHAHCPVAVVHADSTVSAGPRRKPVLVGVDGSPCSVRAAEIAFEEAAWRGVGVVALYVCDGPEGPSANRAEVAALQAEAEYQLDTALAPLCARHPDVGVHRLIRFESAARQLLIQGERAQLVVVGSHGRGALAGMLLGSVSTAVARDMRTPVIVARRTN comes from the coding sequence ATGTCCGAAGGGATCTGCGCTACCGGGGTGATCGTCGGTGCGGACGGGTCACCGGCGGCGACGGCCACGGTGCGGTGGGCCGTCGCCGAAGCCCGGATGCGGCGGCTGCCCCTCGGCGTGGTGCACGTCGCCACCGACGACGAAGACGATGTCGAGGCCGACCGGGTCGCTGACGCCATCCTGGCCGGCGCGGTCGACGTCGCCGGCGAGGAGGCGGGCGACGACGGCCCCGAGATCGGCAGTGCGCGCCTGACCGGCCATCCGGCGGCGACGCTGGCCGACCTGTCGCGAACGGCCGCGATGATGGTGCTCGGCCGCCATGGCGACATCCCCCGAATGCAGCGCATGCTCGGCTCGGTCTGCACCGGAGTGCTGCACCACGCCCACTGCCCGGTGGCGGTGGTGCATGCCGACTCCACGGTGTCGGCGGGCCCGAGACGCAAACCGGTCCTGGTGGGCGTCGACGGATCACCGTGCTCGGTGCGGGCGGCCGAGATCGCGTTCGAGGAGGCGGCGTGGCGCGGTGTGGGCGTCGTGGCGCTGTACGTGTGCGACGGGCCGGAGGGTCCGTCGGCCAACCGGGCCGAGGTGGCGGCCCTGCAGGCCGAGGCGGAGTACCAGCTCGACACCGCGCTGGCGCCGCTGTGTGCGCGCCACCCGGATGTCGGGGTGCACCGGCTGATCCGCTTCGAGAGCGCCGCCCGCCAGTTGTTGATCCAGGGCGAGCGGGCACAGCTCGTCGTCGTCGGCAGTCACGGGCGCGGCGCACTGGCCGGCATGCTGCTCGGCTCGGTCAGCACCGCGGTGGCGCGGGACATGC
- a CDS encoding Hsp20/alpha crystallin family protein, with protein sequence MSALDIKVADEIADGTYQLHAEIPGVDPAEDVHVTVSDGVLTINAERTETTDANGRSEFSYGSFTRAVTLPAGADEESITASYDKGILTVTVPLEEPETPERHVAVESAG encoded by the coding sequence ATGAGCGCGCTGGACATCAAGGTCGCAGACGAGATCGCCGACGGCACGTACCAACTGCACGCGGAGATCCCCGGCGTCGACCCCGCCGAAGACGTTCATGTCACGGTCAGCGACGGCGTGCTCACCATCAACGCCGAGCGCACCGAGACCACCGACGCCAACGGCCGCTCGGAGTTCAGCTACGGGTCCTTCACGCGCGCGGTGACACTGCCTGCCGGCGCCGACGAGGAATCCATCACCGCCAGCTACGACAAGGGCATCCTCACCGTCACGGTTCCGCTGGAGGAACCCGAGACGCCCGAGAGGCATGTCGCGGTCGAGTCGGCCGGGTGA